A section of the Pseudomonas fluorescens genome encodes:
- a CDS encoding DUF2868 domain-containing protein: MTALNPLHTLWLTETVRLREEHAGPLDDQEANRLARSSGGDLPTRIQNRALWLAERDGLTAALHHWLQGARLALIVLMVLAIVSGAGLAFAALGNGLAPVNVFWALGSLLGLNLILLLSWALGLLFAGEHSASLGRLWLWLSEKLARDAKAAQLAPALLLLLQRRKLNRWAVGALVNGLWLLALCSALVILLTLMATRRYGFVWETTILGTDTFVSVTQALGSLPALLGLSVPTVEMIRASGDSALNIESARQAWAAWLVGVLLVYGLLPRLILALLCLWRWQRGRAALALDLNLPGYSHLREALMPSSERLGVNDAAPEQLHHVKGGASELHSDGALLVAIELDDQRPWPPKLPATVKDAGILDSRESRHRLLEQLTRFPPARLVIACDPRRSPDRGSLALIGELARSAGATRVWLLQAPPGQALDAERLGDWHTALQQLGLPFADCAPLTWLETGHD; encoded by the coding sequence GTGACTGCTCTGAACCCCCTGCACACACTCTGGCTGACGGAAACTGTGCGCCTGCGTGAAGAACACGCCGGCCCCCTGGACGACCAGGAAGCCAATCGCCTGGCCCGCAGCAGCGGCGGCGACCTGCCGACGCGTATCCAAAACCGCGCCCTGTGGCTGGCCGAGCGTGATGGCCTGACCGCCGCCCTGCACCACTGGTTGCAAGGTGCGCGTCTGGCGCTGATCGTGCTGATGGTGCTGGCCATCGTCAGCGGCGCCGGCCTGGCCTTTGCCGCGCTGGGCAACGGCCTGGCCCCGGTCAATGTGTTCTGGGCCCTGGGCAGCCTGTTGGGCTTGAACCTGATCCTGCTGCTGAGCTGGGCCCTGGGCCTGCTGTTTGCCGGCGAACACAGCGCCAGCCTCGGCCGCCTATGGTTGTGGCTCAGCGAAAAACTCGCCCGCGATGCCAAGGCCGCGCAACTGGCGCCGGCGCTGTTGTTGTTGCTCCAGCGCCGCAAGCTCAACCGCTGGGCCGTCGGCGCGCTGGTCAATGGCCTGTGGCTGCTGGCGCTGTGCAGCGCGCTGGTGATCCTGCTGACCTTGATGGCCACCCGGCGCTACGGGTTTGTCTGGGAAACCACCATCCTGGGCACCGACACCTTTGTCAGCGTAACCCAGGCCCTGGGCAGCCTGCCCGCCCTGCTGGGCTTGAGCGTACCGACGGTGGAGATGATCCGCGCCAGCGGCGACAGCGCCTTGAACATCGAAAGCGCCCGCCAGGCCTGGGCTGCCTGGCTGGTCGGGGTGCTGCTGGTCTATGGCCTGCTGCCCCGGCTGATCCTCGCCCTGCTGTGCCTGTGGCGCTGGCAACGCGGGCGAGCGGCCTTGGCCCTGGATCTCAACCTGCCCGGCTACAGCCACTTGCGCGAAGCCTTGATGCCCAGCAGCGAGCGTCTGGGTGTCAACGACGCGGCGCCAGAACAGCTGCATCACGTCAAAGGTGGCGCCAGCGAACTGCACAGCGATGGCGCCCTGCTGGTGGCCATCGAACTGGACGACCAGCGCCCCTGGCCCCCCAAACTGCCGGCCACGGTCAAGGACGCCGGCATCCTCGACAGCCGCGAATCACGCCACAGGCTGCTGGAGCAACTGACCCGCTTCCCGCCTGCCCGCCTGGTGATCGCCTGTGACCCGCGCCGCTCGCCGGATCGCGGCAGCCTCGCGCTGATCGGCGAGTTGGCCCGCAGTGCCGGCGCTACCCGCGTCTGGCTGTTGCAAGCGCCCCCGGGCCAGGCGCTGGATGCTGAGCGCCTCGGCGATTGGCACACCGCGTTACAGCAACTGGGCCTGCCCTTCGCCGATTGCGCGCCGCTTACCTGGCTGGAGACCGGTCATGACTAA
- a CDS encoding putative 2-aminoethylphosphonate ABC transporter substrate-binding protein, with protein sequence MFKPLALAAAVLTAFSLNAFAAKTELTVYTALEAEQLKTYKKAFEAANPDVEIKWVRDSTGIITAKLLAEKARPQADAVWGLAASSLAILDQQGMLQSYAPKDLDKIGKNYRDAANPPAWVGMDVWAATICFNTVEAEKQGLSKPISWQDLTKPEYKGKIVMPNPASSGTGFLDVSAWLQTFGEKQGWQYMDDLHQNIGQYVHSGSKPCKLAASGEFPIGISFEYPAVQLKRQGAPLDIVLPKEGLGWDIEATAVIKGTARQEAAQKLADFSASPAAMELYKENFAVLAQPGIAKPQTELPADYEQRLIKNDFAWASKNRDNILAEWRKRYDGKSEKVAGQ encoded by the coding sequence ATGTTCAAGCCCCTGGCCCTCGCCGCTGCTGTGCTCACCGCGTTCAGCCTGAATGCCTTTGCTGCCAAGACCGAGTTGACCGTGTACACGGCCCTTGAAGCCGAACAGTTGAAGACCTACAAAAAAGCCTTTGAAGCGGCCAACCCGGACGTCGAGATCAAGTGGGTGCGTGACTCCACCGGGATCATCACGGCCAAGCTGCTGGCGGAAAAAGCCCGCCCGCAGGCCGATGCGGTGTGGGGCCTGGCGGCCTCCAGCCTGGCGATCCTCGATCAGCAGGGCATGCTGCAAAGCTACGCACCCAAGGATCTGGACAAGATCGGCAAGAACTACCGCGACGCGGCCAACCCACCCGCCTGGGTCGGCATGGACGTGTGGGCCGCGACCATCTGCTTCAACACCGTGGAGGCCGAAAAACAGGGCCTGAGCAAGCCGATCAGCTGGCAGGACCTGACCAAGCCTGAGTACAAGGGCAAGATCGTCATGCCGAACCCGGCGTCGTCCGGCACAGGCTTTCTTGACGTCAGCGCCTGGTTGCAGACCTTTGGCGAGAAACAGGGCTGGCAGTACATGGATGACCTGCACCAGAACATCGGCCAGTACGTGCACTCCGGTTCCAAACCGTGCAAGTTGGCGGCTTCCGGGGAGTTCCCGATCGGCATTTCCTTTGAATACCCGGCGGTGCAGTTGAAGCGCCAGGGCGCGCCGCTGGATATCGTCCTGCCCAAGGAAGGCCTGGGCTGGGACATCGAAGCCACTGCGGTGATCAAGGGCACGGCCCGCCAGGAAGCGGCACAGAAACTCGCCGACTTCTCCGCCAGCCCCGCAGCGATGGAGCTGTACAAGGAAAACTTCGCGGTCCTGGCCCAGCCGGGTATCGCCAAGCCACAGACCGAACTGCCGGCGGACTACGAGCAGCGCCTGATCAAGAACGACTTTGCCTGGGCCTCGAAAAACCGCGACAACATCCTGGCTGAATGGCGCAAGCGCTATGACGGCAAGTCGGAGAAGGTGGCGGGCCAGTAA
- a CDS encoding putative 2-aminoethylphosphonate ABC transporter ATP-binding protein, translating into MNTAQLNPGAPMKVRGIQKRFGAFTALDHVSLDVAAGELVCLLGPSGCGKTTLLRCIAGLERQDSGELYLGDRDVSLLAPQARDYGILFQSYALFPNLSVEANIGYGLSGSGRDEVRKRVAQMLELVGLSGSEKKYPGQLSGGQQQRVALARALAPAPSLLLLDEPMSALDARVREHLCTELRQLQRRLGITTLMVTHNQDEAMLMADRIAVMNNGKVEQYATPQEIYDRPATPFVAEFVGQGNWLPFSRNSASHAQVGGMNVRLAEDSGKAASGRLFCRPEAISVNPPVHEENLFPAKVREITFLGNRCRMSFELDQLPGHPLLAELAPEAMPRLGAQDIWVALPPRSLQVFA; encoded by the coding sequence ATGAACACAGCCCAGCTCAACCCCGGCGCGCCGATGAAGGTGCGTGGTATCCAGAAGCGCTTCGGCGCCTTCACTGCCCTGGACCATGTGTCCCTGGACGTCGCCGCCGGTGAACTGGTGTGCCTGCTCGGCCCCTCGGGCTGTGGCAAGACCACCCTGCTGCGCTGCATCGCCGGCCTGGAACGCCAGGACAGTGGCGAGTTGTACCTGGGTGATCGCGATGTTTCCCTACTGGCGCCCCAGGCGCGGGACTACGGCATCCTGTTCCAGTCCTACGCGCTGTTTCCCAACCTCAGCGTCGAAGCCAACATCGGTTATGGCCTGAGCGGCAGCGGGCGCGATGAAGTGCGCAAACGCGTGGCGCAGATGTTGGAGCTGGTGGGCCTGAGCGGTAGCGAAAAGAAGTATCCCGGCCAATTGTCCGGTGGCCAGCAGCAGCGGGTCGCCCTGGCTCGTGCCCTGGCGCCGGCCCCATCGCTATTGCTGCTGGACGAGCCGATGTCGGCCCTCGACGCCCGGGTGCGCGAGCACCTGTGTACCGAACTGCGCCAACTGCAGCGCCGCCTGGGTATCACCACCCTGATGGTCACCCACAATCAGGACGAGGCCATGCTGATGGCCGACCGCATTGCGGTAATGAACAACGGCAAAGTGGAGCAATACGCGACCCCCCAGGAAATCTACGACCGTCCGGCCACGCCGTTTGTCGCCGAGTTTGTCGGCCAGGGCAACTGGCTGCCGTTCAGCCGCAACAGCGCCAGCCACGCCCAGGTCGGCGGGATGAATGTGCGCCTGGCCGAAGACAGTGGCAAGGCGGCGTCGGGCCGCCTGTTCTGCCGGCCGGAAGCGATCAGCGTCAACCCGCCGGTGCATGAGGAAAACCTGTTCCCGGCCAAGGTGCGTGAAATCACCTTCCTCGGTAACCGTTGCCGCATGAGCTTTGAACTGGACCAGTTGCCCGGCCACCCGCTGCTGGCTGAACTGGCACCGGAAGCCATGCCACGCCTGGGGGCCCAGGACATTTGGGTGGCGCTGCCGCCGCGCAGCCTGCAGGTGTTTGCCTGA
- a CDS encoding dihydrofolate reductase, translating to MKKTLPLSLIAALGENRVIGVDNSMPWHLPGDFKYFKATTLGKPIIMGRKTWDSLGRPLPGRLNIVVSRQTDLVLEGAHVFPSLEAAVERAEAWALEQGVDELMLIGGAQLYAQGLEQADRLYLTRVALSPEGDAWFPEFDLNRWKLVSNVQNPAEGDKPAYSFEVWEKA from the coding sequence ATGAAAAAAACTCTCCCTTTAAGCCTGATCGCAGCGCTCGGTGAAAACCGCGTGATCGGCGTCGACAACAGCATGCCCTGGCATTTGCCGGGGGATTTCAAATATTTCAAGGCCACCACCCTGGGCAAGCCGATCATCATGGGGCGCAAGACCTGGGACTCCCTGGGTCGACCGTTGCCGGGGCGCTTGAACATTGTGGTCAGTCGTCAGACCGATCTGGTGCTCGAAGGTGCGCACGTTTTTCCGTCGTTGGAGGCGGCCGTTGAACGGGCCGAGGCCTGGGCGCTGGAGCAGGGCGTGGACGAGCTGATGCTGATCGGCGGCGCGCAGTTGTATGCGCAAGGGCTGGAGCAGGCGGATCGCCTGTATCTGACGCGGGTTGCGTTGAGCCCGGAGGGGGATGCGTGGTTTCCGGAGTTTGACTTGAACCGGTGGAAGCTGGTGTCGAATGTGCAGAACCCGGCTGAAGGTGACAAGCCGGCCTACAGTTTTGAAGTCTGGGAAAAAGCCTGA
- a CDS encoding phosphonate degradation HD-domain oxygenase, whose product MQAEQVVAEVFALYEQHGAADYIGEPVSQIEHMSQAAQLAMAEGFDDEVVLAAFFHDIGHICGQGGANMGGYGVVSHERLGADYLRRAGFSERLAKLVEYHVQAKRYLTFSQPGYYARLSEASRRTLNYQGGVMTAAEARAFEQDPLCAVSLRMRHWDEQAKQMHVPLLDLEVLKAKARQLLAA is encoded by the coding sequence ATGCAGGCTGAGCAAGTCGTCGCCGAGGTCTTTGCTTTGTATGAACAGCACGGCGCCGCCGATTACATCGGCGAACCGGTGTCGCAGATCGAACATATGTCCCAGGCCGCGCAGTTGGCCATGGCCGAAGGCTTCGACGATGAAGTGGTGCTGGCGGCGTTCTTCCACGATATCGGGCATATCTGTGGCCAGGGTGGCGCGAACATGGGCGGCTACGGCGTGGTCAGCCACGAACGCCTGGGCGCCGATTACCTGCGTCGGGCCGGGTTCAGCGAGCGTCTGGCGAAACTGGTGGAGTATCACGTACAAGCCAAGCGCTATCTGACGTTCAGCCAGCCGGGCTATTACGCACGCCTGAGCGAAGCCAGCCGCCGCACCCTGAATTACCAGGGCGGGGTGATGACGGCCGCCGAGGCCCGGGCGTTCGAGCAGGACCCGCTGTGCGCGGTGAGCCTGCGCATGCGTCATTGGGATGAGCAGGCCAAGCAAATGCATGTGCCGCTGCTGGACCTTGAGGTGTTGAAGGCCAAGGCCCGGCAACTGCTGGCGGCTTAA
- a CDS encoding TIGR03364 family FAD-dependent oxidoreductase — protein sequence MTHHTDLLIIGAGILGLSHAYAAARRGLKVKVFERTATPLGASVRNFGQALVTGQPPGQMLDLARQSREIWGQWAHLANLQLKRNGSYLFARTEAEEHLLHAFCAGRAKEYGYRVNLLQGAALHDLYGGQFRHHRAALHGLDDQQLYSREALPALIQYLCRELKVEFHFSTLVRDIEPGQLHTTAGSFRGQQIIVCSGHDYQTLLAEQIAGLNPQICQLQMLRARPKVDLNLQHALLTGLSCVHYGAFADLPQAAPVQAQILRDTPHLHEHGIHLLISPTPHGELIIGDSHHYGSDPSPFNAEQVDNWMIELAEQTLGCQIQVVERWQGVYGSRGPGPFSFLRAADGVSVALMHTGVGMSVGPAMAEGNITELWGEA from the coding sequence ATGACACACCACACCGACCTACTGATCATCGGCGCCGGCATCCTCGGCCTGTCCCATGCCTATGCTGCCGCCAGGCGCGGCCTCAAGGTCAAGGTCTTCGAGCGCACGGCCACGCCCCTGGGCGCGTCGGTGCGCAATTTCGGCCAGGCGCTGGTCACCGGCCAACCGCCCGGGCAGATGCTCGACCTGGCCCGGCAAAGCCGGGAGATCTGGGGCCAGTGGGCACACCTGGCGAACCTGCAACTCAAGCGCAATGGCTCCTATCTGTTTGCTCGTACCGAGGCCGAAGAGCATCTGCTGCACGCCTTTTGTGCCGGTCGCGCCAAGGAGTACGGCTACCGCGTCAACCTGCTGCAAGGGGCGGCCCTGCACGACCTGTACGGCGGTCAGTTCCGTCATCACCGCGCCGCGCTGCATGGCCTGGACGATCAACAACTGTATTCGCGCGAAGCCCTGCCGGCACTGATCCAATACCTGTGCCGCGAACTCAAGGTGGAGTTCCACTTCTCCACCCTGGTGCGCGACATCGAGCCCGGCCAACTGCACACCACCGCCGGCAGCTTTCGTGGCCAGCAGATCATTGTCTGCTCCGGCCACGACTACCAGACCCTGCTGGCCGAGCAGATCGCCGGACTCAACCCGCAAATCTGCCAATTGCAGATGTTGCGCGCGCGGCCCAAGGTCGACTTGAACCTGCAACATGCCCTGCTGACCGGCCTGAGTTGCGTGCACTACGGCGCCTTCGCCGACTTGCCGCAAGCGGCGCCCGTGCAGGCGCAGATCCTGCGCGACACGCCGCACCTGCATGAGCATGGCATCCACCTGCTGATCAGCCCGACACCCCATGGCGAGTTGATCATCGGCGATTCCCACCATTACGGCAGCGATCCATCACCGTTCAATGCCGAGCAGGTGGACAACTGGATGATCGAACTGGCCGAACAGACCCTGGGCTGCCAGATTCAGGTCGTGGAACGCTGGCAAGGCGTCTATGGTTCCCGGGGGCCGGGGCCGTTTTCGTTCCTGCGCGCCGCCGATGGTGTCAGCGTGGCCTTGATGCACACAGGCGTGGGCATGAGCGTGGGGCCGGCGATGGCCGAGGGCAATATCACTGAACTGTGGGGAGAGGCGTGA
- a CDS encoding DUF3482 domain-containing protein, producing MTKPLKLAVVGHTNVGKTSLLRTLTRDVGFGEVSHRPSTTRHVEGARLSVDGEALLELYDTPGLEDAIALLDYLERLDRPGERLDGPARLARFLEGSEARQRFEQEAKVLRQLLASDAGLYVIDAREPVLAKYRDELQVLASCGKPLLPVLNFVSSAEHREPDWREALARLGLHALVRFDSVAPPEDGERRLYESLALLLESSRPQLERLIRDQEAQRQARQQSAARLIAELLIDCAACRRSVLTEDEQQAISDLRKAVRQREQRCVEALLKLFGFRPQDAAASDLPLLDGRWGDDLFNPETLKQLGVRVGGGMAAGAAAGAGVDLLVGGLTLGAAALAGAIAGGALQTARSYGSRLLGKIKGQRELTVDDSVLRLLALRQRQLLKALNLRGHAALHSIKVDTPQDKSWRDGKLPEALHKARAHPQWSSLNPHPRLSQAERQEQIEALAQRLDEA from the coding sequence ATGACTAAACCCCTGAAACTGGCGGTGGTCGGCCACACCAACGTCGGCAAGACTTCGCTGCTGCGCACCCTGACCCGTGATGTGGGCTTTGGCGAAGTGTCCCACCGCCCCAGCACCACCCGGCATGTCGAAGGCGCGCGCTTGTCGGTCGACGGCGAGGCCTTGCTGGAGCTGTACGACACGCCAGGCCTGGAAGATGCCATCGCCCTGCTCGACTACCTCGAACGTCTCGACCGCCCTGGCGAACGCCTGGATGGCCCGGCACGCCTGGCGCGCTTTCTGGAAGGCAGCGAAGCCCGCCAGCGTTTTGAGCAGGAAGCCAAGGTATTGCGCCAATTGCTGGCGTCCGATGCCGGCCTGTACGTGATCGACGCCCGGGAACCGGTACTGGCCAAGTACCGCGACGAGCTGCAAGTGCTGGCCAGTTGTGGCAAGCCGCTGCTGCCGGTGCTCAATTTTGTCAGCAGCGCCGAACACCGCGAGCCCGACTGGCGCGAAGCCCTGGCCCGCCTGGGCCTGCATGCGCTGGTGCGCTTTGACAGCGTGGCGCCCCCCGAAGATGGCGAGCGGCGGCTGTATGAAAGCCTGGCCCTGTTGCTGGAGAGTTCACGGCCGCAGTTGGAGCGGCTGATCCGCGACCAGGAGGCCCAGCGCCAGGCGCGCCAGCAAAGCGCCGCACGCCTGATCGCCGAGCTGCTGATCGACTGCGCCGCGTGCCGGCGCAGCGTACTCACCGAAGATGAACAGCAAGCCATCAGCGACCTGCGCAAGGCTGTGCGCCAACGCGAGCAACGTTGCGTCGAAGCCCTGCTCAAACTGTTCGGCTTTCGCCCGCAAGACGCCGCCGCCAGCGATCTGCCCTTGCTGGATGGCCGTTGGGGCGACGACCTGTTCAACCCCGAAACCCTCAAGCAGTTGGGGGTGCGGGTCGGCGGCGGGATGGCCGCGGGGGCAGCGGCCGGGGCCGGTGTGGACTTGCTGGTGGGCGGCCTGACCCTGGGCGCCGCCGCCCTCGCCGGGGCGATTGCCGGCGGCGCGCTGCAAACCGCGCGCAGCTACGGCAGCCGTCTGCTGGGCAAGATCAAAGGCCAGCGCGAGCTGACCGTGGATGACAGCGTGCTGCGCCTCCTGGCCCTGCGCCAGCGCCAGCTGCTCAAGGCCCTGAACCTGCGCGGGCATGCGGCGCTGCACAGCATCAAGGTCGACACGCCGCAGGACAAGTCCTGGCGCGACGGCAAGCTGCCCGAGGCCTTGCACAAGGCGCGCGCCCATCCGCAATGGTCGTCGCTCAACCCCCACCCAAGGTTGAGCCAGGCCGAGCGCCAGGAACAGATCGAAGCCCTGGCCCAGCGCCTGGACGAGGCTTAA
- a CDS encoding putative 2-aminoethylphosphonate ABC transporter permease subunit produces MAADMTLPIPQRAARQASRAEIGDRLFVLGGKLLLLVLLGVAVLLPLLAIFWRGFSAEDGQGGGLVAARELLTSANFRWLLGNSLKVSLSVAIIVVPLAYLFAYALQRTLIPGKTLWRGLSLLPLMAPSMLPGIALVYLFGNQGLLRGLLSDNIYGFWGIVLGEVIYTFPHALMILLSALSLADARLFDAASSMGASPARAFRSITWPATRQAVFAAFCLVFTLTITDFGVPVVVGGDYQVLALEAYKAVVGQQQFGRGALIGMVLLVPALLSFAVDTWLRRRHGDSMSGRAQVFQPAPSRLRDGCYLAIVLLICTVLLLVFGMAVYSSLVKFWPYNLSLSLNHYQFNDTAGGGWLAYRNSLTMALCTALIGSVLIFTGAYLMEKTKGQKGLNLALRMLSFVPMAVPGLVLGLGYVFFFNLNGNPLHVLYGTMTLLVVCTIAHYLTTAQMTAMTALRQLDAEFEAAALSLKAPLYRHYLRVTVPICLPALLDILRYLFVSAMTTVSAAIFLYSPDTILAAVAVLNMDDAGNVGGAAAMSTLILFTSAGVSLLLAWASRGLLRRSQAWRQTAPGQ; encoded by the coding sequence ATGGCCGCTGACATGACTCTGCCGATACCCCAGCGCGCGGCTCGTCAGGCCTCGCGCGCCGAAATCGGTGACCGCCTCTTCGTCCTGGGCGGCAAATTGCTGCTGCTGGTGCTGCTGGGCGTCGCCGTGCTGCTGCCGTTGCTGGCGATCTTCTGGCGCGGCTTCAGCGCCGAAGACGGCCAGGGCGGCGGGCTGGTGGCGGCGCGTGAGCTGCTGACCAGCGCCAACTTCCGCTGGCTGCTGGGCAATAGCCTGAAGGTTTCCTTAAGCGTTGCGATCATCGTCGTCCCCCTGGCCTACCTGTTTGCCTACGCCCTGCAACGCACGCTGATCCCCGGCAAGACCCTCTGGCGTGGCCTGTCATTGCTGCCGCTGATGGCGCCGTCGATGCTGCCGGGCATTGCCCTGGTGTACCTGTTCGGCAATCAGGGCCTGTTGCGCGGCCTGCTGTCAGACAACATCTACGGCTTCTGGGGCATTGTCCTTGGCGAGGTGATCTACACCTTCCCCCATGCGCTGATGATCCTGCTGTCGGCACTGTCTTTGGCGGATGCGCGCCTGTTCGATGCGGCGTCAAGCATGGGCGCCAGCCCGGCGCGGGCGTTTCGCAGCATCACTTGGCCGGCGACACGCCAGGCGGTGTTCGCGGCGTTCTGCCTGGTGTTCACCCTGACCATCACCGACTTCGGCGTGCCGGTGGTGGTGGGCGGCGACTATCAAGTGCTGGCGCTGGAAGCCTACAAGGCGGTGGTCGGCCAGCAGCAGTTCGGTCGCGGCGCGTTGATCGGCATGGTGCTGCTGGTGCCGGCACTGCTGAGTTTCGCGGTCGATACCTGGCTGCGTCGGCGTCACGGCGACTCCATGAGCGGTCGCGCCCAGGTGTTCCAGCCGGCGCCGTCACGCCTGCGGGATGGCTGCTACCTGGCGATTGTGCTGTTGATCTGCACGGTGCTGCTGTTGGTGTTCGGCATGGCGGTGTATTCGTCGCTGGTGAAGTTCTGGCCGTACAACCTGTCGCTGTCGCTCAATCACTACCAGTTCAACGACACCGCCGGCGGTGGCTGGCTGGCCTATCGCAATAGCCTGACCATGGCCCTGTGCACCGCGTTGATCGGCAGTGTGCTGATCTTCACCGGCGCTTACCTGATGGAAAAGACCAAGGGGCAAAAAGGCCTCAACCTGGCACTGCGCATGCTCAGTTTCGTGCCGATGGCGGTGCCGGGCTTGGTGCTGGGCCTGGGCTATGTGTTCTTTTTCAACCTCAATGGCAACCCGCTGCATGTGCTCTACGGGACGATGACGCTGCTGGTGGTGTGCACCATTGCTCACTATTTGACCACTGCGCAGATGACGGCCATGACCGCCCTGCGCCAACTCGACGCCGAGTTCGAAGCCGCTGCGCTGTCGCTCAAGGCGCCGCTGTACCGCCACTATCTGCGGGTCACCGTGCCGATCTGCCTGCCGGCACTGTTGGACATCCTGCGCTATCTGTTTGTCTCTGCGATGACCACTGTGTCGGCGGCGATCTTTCTCTACAGCCCCGACACCATCCTCGCCGCAGTCGCTGTGTTGAACATGGACGATGCCGGCAACGTTGGCGGCGCCGCGGCCATGTCGACCCTGATTCTGTTCACGTCGGCCGGCGTCTCGCTGCTGCTGGCGTGGGCCTCACGCGGCTTGTTGCGCCGCTCCCAGGCCTGGCGCCAAACCGCGCCCGGTCAATAA